GCACCGGAACAAAAATGCCCCGGTTGACCACAATGGCAGGGAAGCCCGTCTGGGTCTGGTCGTTGACCTGGATGTAATACGCCTGGTAAATGCCTGCTGCTGGATTGGACTCGATGGGCAGGGTCAGGGTGTTCTTGCCGTACTTGACCCGCACCGTCCGGGCATCCACCGAAACCAGAAAGTACGGGCTGAGCAGTTCTGCCCGCACAAACTGGACCCCATAGTAACTGATGCTCTGCACCTGTTTTTTCCCCACACCCAGGGTTTGCAGGGTGTACTGGGCGAAAGCGGTGTTCATCAGCAAAAACAGCAGCAGCAAAAACCGTTTCACAATTCCCTGAGTTCCCGTTTCATGGTTTTTTCAGCTTCTGCACGGCGTTTGTCGTGCAGCTTCTTGCCCCTGGCCACAGCCACTTCCACTTTCACGTACTGCCCTTTGAAGTACATCTTGGTGGGAATGAGGGTCAAACCTTTTTGCACCAGGGCTTTTTTGAGTTTGACAATCTCAGAGCGGTTGAGCAGCAAACGGCGTTTGCGGCGCGGCTCGTGGTTGTTGTAGGTGCCTTTTTCGTAAATGGGGATGTAAAGCCCTTCCAGTTCGATGTTGCCATTTTCCAGACGGGCGTAAGCGTCCCGGAAATCCACCCCACCAGCACGGATGCTCTTGACTTCCGTTCCGGTCAGGACGATTCCGGCTTCATAACGCTCCAGAATTTCATACTCGTAGTTGGCGCGGCGGTTTACGTACACGACTGACATTCTATCCTCTTTTCTTGAAAGAGTCCTTAGTTGTAAAGGAGGTCTTTCCTTATCAAGGCAGGGGGTTTCGGGCAGGGCAGACAAAGTGAGGATGCTCCAGAGGACCAATGCCCCTGGAAAGGCGTTCTGTCTCTTTTCTGGAAGCATAAAAATGAACATTTGGGTTTGAAGGGAGGTTTGAATCGGTCATGTTGCCCATCCTAAACAAAAAAGCACCCCGACGAAATCGCCGGAGTGCTTAGAAACGTCCCTGGAAAAATCAGGTGTTCTGACTTAACCTGCTCAGCCTTTGACCGAACCGGCCAGCAATCCGCGGATGAAGTACTTCCCGAGGAAGATGTACACCAGCAGGGTGGGCAGGGCGGCCAGCAGGCTTCCGGCCATGGGCAGGTTCCACTTCACGGCTTCACCACCGGCCAGCTGGGCCAGGGCCACCGTGATGGGCTGGGAGTCGGGGTTGGTGAGGGTCACAGCGAACAGGAACTCGTTCCAGACCTGGGTGAACTGCCAGATGATCACCACCACGAAACCGGGGATGGAGATGGGCAGAATGATGTTGGTGTAAGCCTGGAAGAAACCTGCACCGTCAATCTTGGCGGCTTCCATCAGTTCATCAGGAACTTCAGAGTAGTAGTTCTTGAAGATCAATGTGGTGATGGGAATGCCGTAGATCACGTGCACCAGAACCAGTCCCCAGATGGAGCCGTAGAGGCCCACACTTTTCAGGGTCTGGAAGATGGGGATCAGGGTGCTCTGGTAGGGAATGAACATCCCGAACAGCATCAGGGCAAACAGGATGCCGCTTCCCCAGAACTGCCATTTGGAGAGGATGTAGCCGTTCAGGGAGCCCAGCAAAGCAGACAGCAGGGTGGCCGAGATGGTGAGGACCAGGCTGTTCTGGAATTTGGGCAGGAACAGGCGCATGGCTTCTGCAAAGCCCTGCCAGTTGGGGGTGGTGGGCGGAACCCAGGCGGTCGCCAGGTTGATCTGGGAGGGATCTTTGAACGCAGTGATCAGCACCATGTACATCGGCACCAGGAAGAACAGGGCAGTGATGCCAAGGACCGTGTAGACGATGGGCATGGGGATCAGGGTCTTGTGGGTGCTGCCGTGGGCGGCACTGGCAGGAGCAGCCTTGGTCATCTGCGTTCCTTTCTCAGGGAGGTGTACAGGTAGGGCACGATCACGGCGGCCACCAGCACCAGCAGGACCATGGAGATGGCAGCACCTTTGGCGAACTGGTTGCTGCGGAAGCTGGTCAGG
This window of the Deinococcus roseus genome carries:
- the smpB gene encoding SsrA-binding protein SmpB, producing MFIFMLPEKRQNAFPGALVLWSILTLSALPETPCLDKERPPLQLRTLSRKEDRMSVVYVNRRANYEYEILERYEAGIVLTGTEVKSIRAGGVDFRDAYARLENGNIELEGLYIPIYEKGTYNNHEPRRKRRLLLNRSEIVKLKKALVQKGLTLIPTKMYFKGQYVKVEVAVARGKKLHDKRRAEAEKTMKRELREL
- a CDS encoding carbohydrate ABC transporter permease; translated protein: MTKAAPASAAHGSTHKTLIPMPIVYTVLGITALFFLVPMYMVLITAFKDPSQINLATAWVPPTTPNWQGFAEAMRLFLPKFQNSLVLTISATLLSALLGSLNGYILSKWQFWGSGILFALMLFGMFIPYQSTLIPIFQTLKSVGLYGSIWGLVLVHVIYGIPITTLIFKNYYSEVPDELMEAAKIDGAGFFQAYTNIILPISIPGFVVVIIWQFTQVWNEFLFAVTLTNPDSQPITVALAQLAGGEAVKWNLPMAGSLLAALPTLLVYIFLGKYFIRGLLAGSVKG